Sequence from the Salvelinus alpinus chromosome 35, SLU_Salpinus.1, whole genome shotgun sequence genome:
TCTCCCTCCGTACTCACCCACTCTCTCGGCTTTAAGCATGTCCCAGATGTTGACGTTGAAGTCATCGTATCCGGCCAGTAAAAGGCGGCCGGAGAGGGACGGGGCGAGCGAGGTCACCCCACACATGATGCCCGAGTCCTGGTAGGTGATGAGCTCCTGGTCTGCCCTCAGGTCGTACAGCTTACAGGTGGCATCGTCTGAGCCCGTTATAACCGCATTACCATTGGGGAAGAActggacagagtggagaggaCAGAGGTTGGAGGTCAGAGCAGTGGTCTCTCTAACTGTGGTTCTGGAGAGCTACAGAGCGGGTGTAAGCTTTGGTTCACCTCATTAAATGAATCAACTGTTTGAGCAACCAGTTGcatcaaatacatttttgggatatTGTACGTTTTGTGTTTTTTAAAAGCTTAAATTTGTAAAAACTTGGAAGTCTTTGTCAATGTGAACTGCCGGGTGCAGTGCATCTATCAGAATACTAAACTATTAGTAAACAATGAATAAATGCTGGGGGTCCTCTGTCCTCACCCCGATGGCGTTGATGTCACTCTCGTGGCCGCTGAACGTCTGTCTGCAGGTGGCTTCCCTGATGTCCCACAGTTTGGCCGTGAAGTCACATGCCCCCGAGATGAACATCTTGAAGTCGGGGGACACGGCCAGGGACATGCAGTCACCCAAGTGGCCCGCGAAGATGGtcttctctgtccctgtctcaatGTCCCATAGAACACTATAAAGtttggacagagggagggaataggaggagaggatggatataGAGGTGGGCAAAGAAGACCGCAGGGACATGGTCAAAGAAGAGAGGGTTGCGATGGAAGGGCAAAAGAAGGCAGAATGTTTAGGACACCATTGCAGAAAAGTAATAGATAAGACTATGCGTATCAAATGAAGGGTACAGTATaagccatagaattagaatgatatGGTAGCATTAACAGGTTGGACTGATCTCTGGTCAGTCATTGTAACCCCGTATTGCACACCAGACTCATACAGATTCCATCTCTATGACCTTACCAGGTGCAGTCGCCAGAGCTGGTGATGATCTCACTGTCGCTAAGGAAACGACAGCAGGACAGGTAACCTGGGCAATAAGAGAGAACACCATCAGAGCCATACAACACAAGCATGCTGTATTGGATAGACTATATAAATACTACCTCGTATGTTCTTACATTGACTTTGATCGAAACGACTCATCGTTAAACGTGTTGCCCGTAATGCTGTCTTAATGAATGCAAATAGTGGGCTAAGTGTCGAGTGGGGTACCTGTGTGTGCGGCCAGCTCCCGCATGACCTTGACGTTGCCGTCCTTGCCCTTGAGGTTGTA
This genomic interval carries:
- the LOC139564251 gene encoding guanine nucleotide-binding protein G(I)/G(S)/G(T) subunit beta-3-like; translation: MGEMEELRKEADNLKDQITEARKVVQDTTLQEAVAGTTLVGRVQLKTRKTLRGHLAKIYAMHWGTDTKLCVSASQDGKLIVWDTLTTNKVSAIPLKSSWVMTCAYAPSGNMVACGGLDNMCSIYNLKGKDGNVKVMRELAAHTGYLSCCRFLSDSEIITSSGDCTCVLWDIETGTEKTIFAGHLGDCMSLAVSPDFKMFISGACDFTAKLWDIREATCRQTFSGHESDINAIGFFPNGNAVITGSDDATCKLYDLRADQELITYQDSGIMCGVTSLAPSLSGRLLLAGYDDFNVNIWDMLKAERVGVLAGHDNRVSCIGVSSDGMACCTGSWDSFLKIWN